In the Nicotiana tabacum cultivar K326 chromosome 16, ASM71507v2, whole genome shotgun sequence genome, one interval contains:
- the LOC107796996 gene encoding uncharacterized protein LOC107796996 isoform X1, whose product MAKLKTDSPLSRRIVLSFLRFLDSVEPASGVDDEGLEVVKQCLSEAFKIDPLSAGYASSSDSLVDIFSSQEAIEQSQINLDLRRDVSSSDDPCSSSGQKVADAKDTDGSQFLAEERIKEAPTFGISKDELFGQFFDALEKAHYFRSLPDGKDDQAQLDRASRVFHTALEEMQKSGCAMLNRNNLAETLKSQGNKAMQSKLYSDAIELYTFAIALCEDNAVYYCNRAAALTQIHEYEAAVQDCLKSTAINPNYSKAYSRLGFVYYAQGKYRDAIDKGFTKALQLDPNNDSIKENIRVAEQKLKEEQQKREHDQSSTSGSHGQESNQQPAGASRSHAMPPPFASMSFDGNGISGIPDLTNVFMNMTRDAFQGQHGPNGSEGSSDSDSTNEPGIRLGRNINVNFGEQMPEELTGALRSVMEMFSGAQPPRNPQDSTNGRSTPN is encoded by the exons TTGAACCTGCTTCTGGAGTTGATGATGAAGGACTTGAGGTTGTTAAGCAATGTCTATCAGAGGCCTTTAAGATTGATCCATTATCGGCTGGTTATGCCTCAAGTTCAGATTCCTTAGTGGACATATTCAGTTCACAAGAAGCGATTGAGCAAAGCCAAATAAATTTAGATCTCAGGCGTGATGTATCTTCATCAGATGATCCTTGTTCATCATCAGGACAGAAGGTAGCAGATGCTAAAGATACAGATGGATCTCAGTTTCTG GCTGAAGAACGGATAAAAGAAGCTCCCACTTTTG GTATATCCAAGGATGAGCTCTTTGGGCAGTTTTTTGATGCCCTTGAAAAAGCTCACTATTTCAGAAGCTTGCCAGATGGAAAAGATGATCAGGCTCAGCTGGATAGAGCATCAAGGGTGTTTCACACTGCTTTGGAG GAAATGCAAAAATCAGGATGTGCTATGTTAAATCGAAACAACCTCGCTGAGACCTTAAAATCACAAG GTAATAAAGCCATGCAGTCAAAGCTTTACTCTGATGCTATTGAGCTGTATACTTTTGCAATTGCACTTTGTGAAGATAATGCAGTTTACTATTGCAACAG GGCAGCTGCTTTAACCCAAATCCACGAATACGAAGCAGCAGTTCAGGACTGCCTAAAGTCTACTGCAATCAACCCCAATTATAGCAAGGCGTATAGTAGATTGGGTTTTGTCTATTATGCTCAAGGGAAGTACCGTGATGCCATAGATAAGGGATTCACAAAAG CATTGCAGTTGGATCCTAACAATGATTCTATCAAAGAAAATATACGG GTAGCAGAACAGAAGTTAAAAGAAGAGCAACAGAAGAGGGAGCATGATCAG AGCTCAACCTCTGGGAGTCATGGACAAGAATCAAATCAGCAGCCTGCTGGTGCATCTAGAAGTCATGCCATGCCTCCACCATTTGCATCAATGTCATTCGATGGCAATGGCATTTCTGGCATTCCTGATTTGACTAACGTGTTTATGAACATGACAAGAGATGCATTTCAAGGGCAGCATGGTCCAAACGGGTCTGAAGGAAGCAGCGACAGTGATTCAACTAATGAGCCCGGAATAAGATTAGGCAGGAACATCAATGTCAATTTTGGTGAACAGATGCCTGAAGAATTGACTGGGGCCTTGAGGTCTGTTATGGAGATGTTTTCAGGAGCACAACCTCCCAGGAATCCTCAGGACAGTACGAATGGAAGGTCAACACCAAATTGA
- the LOC107796996 gene encoding uncharacterized protein LOC107796996 isoform X2 has translation MAKLKTDSPLSRRIVLSFLRFLDSVEPASGVDDEGLEVVKQCLSEAFKIDPLSAGYASSSDSLVDIFSSQEAIEQSQINLDLRRDVSSSDDPCSSSGQKAEERIKEAPTFGISKDELFGQFFDALEKAHYFRSLPDGKDDQAQLDRASRVFHTALEEMQKSGCAMLNRNNLAETLKSQGNKAMQSKLYSDAIELYTFAIALCEDNAVYYCNRAAALTQIHEYEAAVQDCLKSTAINPNYSKAYSRLGFVYYAQGKYRDAIDKGFTKALQLDPNNDSIKENIRVAEQKLKEEQQKREHDQSSTSGSHGQESNQQPAGASRSHAMPPPFASMSFDGNGISGIPDLTNVFMNMTRDAFQGQHGPNGSEGSSDSDSTNEPGIRLGRNINVNFGEQMPEELTGALRSVMEMFSGAQPPRNPQDSTNGRSTPN, from the exons TTGAACCTGCTTCTGGAGTTGATGATGAAGGACTTGAGGTTGTTAAGCAATGTCTATCAGAGGCCTTTAAGATTGATCCATTATCGGCTGGTTATGCCTCAAGTTCAGATTCCTTAGTGGACATATTCAGTTCACAAGAAGCGATTGAGCAAAGCCAAATAAATTTAGATCTCAGGCGTGATGTATCTTCATCAGATGATCCTTGTTCATCATCAGGACAGAAG GCTGAAGAACGGATAAAAGAAGCTCCCACTTTTG GTATATCCAAGGATGAGCTCTTTGGGCAGTTTTTTGATGCCCTTGAAAAAGCTCACTATTTCAGAAGCTTGCCAGATGGAAAAGATGATCAGGCTCAGCTGGATAGAGCATCAAGGGTGTTTCACACTGCTTTGGAG GAAATGCAAAAATCAGGATGTGCTATGTTAAATCGAAACAACCTCGCTGAGACCTTAAAATCACAAG GTAATAAAGCCATGCAGTCAAAGCTTTACTCTGATGCTATTGAGCTGTATACTTTTGCAATTGCACTTTGTGAAGATAATGCAGTTTACTATTGCAACAG GGCAGCTGCTTTAACCCAAATCCACGAATACGAAGCAGCAGTTCAGGACTGCCTAAAGTCTACTGCAATCAACCCCAATTATAGCAAGGCGTATAGTAGATTGGGTTTTGTCTATTATGCTCAAGGGAAGTACCGTGATGCCATAGATAAGGGATTCACAAAAG CATTGCAGTTGGATCCTAACAATGATTCTATCAAAGAAAATATACGG GTAGCAGAACAGAAGTTAAAAGAAGAGCAACAGAAGAGGGAGCATGATCAG AGCTCAACCTCTGGGAGTCATGGACAAGAATCAAATCAGCAGCCTGCTGGTGCATCTAGAAGTCATGCCATGCCTCCACCATTTGCATCAATGTCATTCGATGGCAATGGCATTTCTGGCATTCCTGATTTGACTAACGTGTTTATGAACATGACAAGAGATGCATTTCAAGGGCAGCATGGTCCAAACGGGTCTGAAGGAAGCAGCGACAGTGATTCAACTAATGAGCCCGGAATAAGATTAGGCAGGAACATCAATGTCAATTTTGGTGAACAGATGCCTGAAGAATTGACTGGGGCCTTGAGGTCTGTTATGGAGATGTTTTCAGGAGCACAACCTCCCAGGAATCCTCAGGACAGTACGAATGGAAGGTCAACACCAAATTGA